The Solea senegalensis isolate Sse05_10M linkage group LG14, IFAPA_SoseM_1, whole genome shotgun sequence genomic sequence GGACCAGCAGGCAATGCTGAAGGTGGGTGCTTTACAAGAAGTACACTGAGTTTCCATTTATTTACCCCAAATTATGCCAAtactgacttttttcttttgtctttctccACAGACCCCATACACATTTGCTGTGTGTACAGAACACCGTGGAATTTTACTTCAAGCCGCTAACGACAAAGAGATGCATGACTGGCTGTACGCGTTTAATCCTCTCCTCGCTGGAACTATCAGGTTAAAAAGATGTAAACTATTATAAACCAGAATATACTTCTGCTAATGTTTGTTATTAGTCTGCCTCTGGTAGGTCTTTGCGAGCGTAAACAATTTTAATTAACCGTTTTTTGCGTCCCTCACCTGGAAAATTGGCTccgtcaagcaaaactatcagccCTGACTGgggaagtgtttgtgtttctatacAGCGACTGGGTTATTTGAGCAGAAGAATTCCAGGCTCTTCTCATTCCAAGAGCGTTGTAGAGTGCCACTCTGCCACTCCCTCTGCATCGTCTTACAGACGCACAGGTGTCCCTTCCACATCTGAAAGAGATGCACCGTGCAGCGTATTTAGATGCTCAGAGCAACAGGAGTGTCCATCCACACTTTAACATCGCTGTGAGCTTTCAGCTGGTACTAAGCAGTCAAGGCTCtgttatttataattaattaatatttgtaATTGGTAATGGAAAATGCtgatatattaataaaataaaagtctgtgtgtgagagccaACAGTGAATATCCACAAAGCTTAACCTGGATATTTGTCCCAACCTTAACCTCGGTCCTATCCTGGTCCCTAACCTCatgttctgtcttttattttaccactgctctgctctgagcaTCTCCAGTGGATATACCCCAGTCTGTCTTGACCCGAGTGCAGTGCGAGAATCTAAACGCTGCAGCACTGGGTGGAGCTGATAAGATGAACCAGGATTGCGTTGACTCGTTTGACAGTTGTTTGAATGAAATGGACATTTGATTATGCGCTACAGTTTTGATATTTGACACGTGTCCTCTCATGTGCCTCTTAGGTCAAAGCTGTCAAGAAGACGAGCCGGACAGATGAGGATGTGAAACAACGCAAACCAATTTCAAGAGGGTGATCGCAAAAGACTTAAATGTAAATAGATCCTTGTCCTTATCGCTCCCCCTGTGCTGAGccccaccaccatcaccaacaACAGTCTTTCCTGTGTGAGTTCTCAGTCTATCACGCGTGTCCTCTTTGGCACCTAAAGCGCCCATTTTGTGTCAGGCCTTTTGTCGCAGTGTGAGTCTCGTAGTCCGGAGAGCGTTTTCAAAAAAGCTGTCGCTGTCCTGCACTGTTCTGGAGTTTATTCATAACTGGGTTTTGAAGAAAATGGAGGGAGTAGCAACAGTTTTCTTGTCTCAGATTACATACGTATGGTAATGTACTGTAGTTGTTGTCAGTGGCACATCAAGCCTTATACATTtatctctttaaaaaaatgaatacagtgACATGAACCTGACTCAAAGGATCACATTTGCATCAGTAAATAAGCGTGCAACATGcagcttcttctcttctctacTCTACTGCTATATATACAGTGTCTAAACAGGTTTGCATCCAGCATACAAcaagaaaatgcacaaaaaaagaaaaaatgacagTTGTGTAACTCTTTACAATATTTCCCTCTTCTTTCTGGCCTGTGATTCCTCCTGACATTGAGTAATTTGCCTAAAACTACTTAGAAactttagcacacacacacacacacatacacatatacagcgTGAAAAGAGAACGGCATATCATCGTACACGTCATGTTCTTGTGGCATTTTGATAAATCCATGTCATTTTAGCTACTTGTAGGAGCAGTGTGGGtttgtacatttacatgtgAGTTACTAATCTAATATCATTCCATCAATACCCCACTAAAGCTAATCTCATTCTTGACCTgaagtttatttgtttttaaatgtgatatatttagatatttaacagctttattatttattcctgcatgtatttatttacaaagacatttatatttttaaagtagtagtagtaccgTGCAATTTCTGCACACTGCACTTTTTAATATGAGTtccttaaatgttttaatgatacGACTTTGTCCCCATGCAATGAATTCTACTGAACTTTGTGATTGGCCACTTTCTTTTCCTAATAGGCCGATATAATcccctttattattattattattattattagactaGCCACACCTCAACAACTAACTTACACCTGAAAAGATCAATATATTAGATAGGGAATATTAAGGTGGTCTGTACATTAGCAACTGCACACTGGAACCTTGTTAAATGATCACACTTTTTCACTGTTCCTCACAGTACAGAGGAAGAAACTGGTAAATTGAATGAAATGTACATGCTATTGATTGAATGTAGTGCCTCTCTTTTCAGCCACACTGTATGGGCATACTCCACATTACGCCTTTGCACCAGTTGCTTTGAATTTACATCCCTCATGCTGCTATAAAACTGATCAGGAAATGTCTGCAGATAACACCCTCACTGTCCTgcttttcatcatcatcgtcatcatcatcacgtaCATATCTAGACCAAATGTCTCATTTACCGTCGAATGCTATGTGCAGGATGAGGGGTGGGagtaacaaaaatgaaatgataaaaatgcaGTGGTACAAAATGGACGTGAATTGATAAATGAGGTGATAAATGAGCACATTTTATCATTCACCTCATCTTACATTCATCATTTATCATTCAAGGAATGTGTCCACAAGGATGCAAGTAACCAAAAGTAATGCTAGAAATGATAAGTGGTAAGTTTGTGTTGTAAGTGATAAATGGTGAATTTAAGACGAGGTGAATGTGGTCATTTATCACTTCACGTCCATATTTACCACtgcattttatcattttatttgtgttacttCAACCCCTCATAATGCAGAACCTTCCTTAACACACAGTAtactttttattcacacacacacacacacaaacacgtattTCTTAAACAATCATGAGCTGAATGAGTAAAACTATTCTCCTTCAGCTTGTCATTGATGAAAAATGCtcttactttttcatttttatttgctttggtTTGATAGATGAACATGCCTCAGGTCAGCCAGCCGAGAGAGCATGTATGTAAACAACAAGCCAAAGCATTTCACTGTTAAAAAAGCATCCCTAtggttttatgttgtgttttaataaatcaaCAACTCTACTGTTAGCATGGAAGACTGGAAAATATTCTGTGTGTTGTggacatattttaaatgtatccaATCAAACCATTCAACAACTATATGTGTGGTCAAGTGTCAGTCGTCATGTGATAATCAAAGGGTTCAACGTTCATGTCCATATCGTTTGTTTTGTGATCAATGTAAGTGACCAAAGTCTGTCACAGATTTTCTGAGTGTTTTATCCAGCTCTAGCATCATCACTAAGGAAAAATACCTGCTGCACTGTTCTCTGTCATTTCTCTCTCGTGTGAGCTccactctttctctcctcttgtttccaCTGGACCTTTTCATGTGCATCACATTTGAGCCAACCAAAGTTTTGTTGGTGCAATCACAGGACAAAGATCACACTGAATGTacatcaatatttaaaaatacttattttgCTGGAGTGGTTGTGTTGATTTGTGATTCACGGTGTGTTTCCTTCTTGATTGTAGGTGGGTTTTTATCAGAATTATGCCTTACCACATAAGGCAAACCTGTAATAATCTGTCCACTGATGTGTGGGAGGATATAATGGCCCCGTCACAGCATGTACAGAGTAAAACTGTAGGTTATTTTACTCTCACATTCTCACTTTTATCTCAGTATCAACCTTCACCATCATGTCCCCACAAAACGTACTTTTTACTAATCCCCTTCACAGATCAtcttaaaatgaaaatcattccGATTTTTTTGCTTCCAcatctaatgtttttttttgcactatcAAATTATTTTGCATTGTACATAAACATGATTGCTGTGAACACTGTATTATAAAGttgcacacatttacaaaaatccTAAATGGGCAGTAGTTAAGTCAGTGTCTCTGAGTGTTGGACTTTAGCgtcaaatgtttgtgtgcactAAACACATTGtcatatattaaataaacatgGGAATTATGCAACACAAAATAATGGACTCTcattatttctgtcttttccaGAATCCATTATAGTTTATATACCAGGTCCTGTGTGTAATCTGGTAGTCTCATGGGGACtgggactctttttttttattgttttcctccaAGAGAACGGTCAAGAATTAGTTTGACAATACATAAGCACAACCTCAATGCACTGGTTAAATTAATTTTGTACAAGCATGGTATTTGTTCAAAATTCAAGAGGTacaaatactattattattaataataataataataataattaataataaaacctgACAGAATATTAGATGTCCAAAAATGAGTCCTTGTGGAACACCTATACCAAGGGGTTCCAGTAgaaaacagtataaaaaaactgaatcaaaTGCTGTAGGTCAGTGGACCCTTAGGGCCACAAaatatctagtctggccagtggAGGCCAGACACGTTGGGTAAAAAGCAGCTATTCAGTACAGTTGGGCTATATGAGCTTAAAATCAAGGTATCAAGAGATTCCATAATGTTATATTTATGGTTTTGATTTGTtgtcattaaaaatacattgaCTGTGTTGAACCCTCTCACCGGGAACACCCACATCCCCCACGGGTGCGAGGCCCCTCATGAGTATCACGAATCGcaaagagataaataaaacagaaaagggtACTATGAGTTCACGAGAAGTACGCCAGAGCCTTAAAACGAGTCCCACTTAACCAGCCCACTTAAGACACTGGTTATACATGATATTTCGACATGATAAATGACTCATTGATTTTCAGGAAactaagacaacaacaaaacaccctAGCATTCAATTTTACGCCCTATTAACCTTACATATTTGTACtgtaagtaaaaataaatctcGTTATTTATCTTCAACTGTAGTTTCTCTTTAAGAAACCTGGCAACCCAGTGGACGAGCAGCAACGTTGCATCCagtctctctatctctctctcacacacacacacacacacacagaagctgaGCGCGGCTAGTTAGCTGATGATTGACACAGACTGTAGTAAATCAACTCAGGATAACTTCACATCACCTCACAAGGTCAGACAAAGAACCACGAAACTGAACATGACGTGTCAAACGAGGGAGAACAACCTGGAGTTATATTCAGACATTATAAACAGATTAACAGGAGATAAATAAACACTATATTGCTAGCAAGTGTGGTTTAGCAGCGCTAGCTCGCTTTAGCTACAGCTGACAGATGAGTTAGCGTTAGCTGGCTAAATATTACCTCACTGCTCTCCAGTGTCTCAGTTATGAGTTCCCCAGTCTACTGCGGTTAATATGATAAAGATAGTTAATAAATAATTACGTGATTCACTTGCTGTGGACAGCGTGGGTGTCGTGAGTGTGGACGTGGAGAAGACTCAGGACGTAGATTaaaattaagtttgttttttatcattgtaTGACAGTGTAGGACATTCGTATTTGTGTGGAGTACTGCAAAACTACACACACGacatttgttatttgttctCAGGAGTATCATGGCTAAACAAAGTGATGACAGCCACACCTTCACTGTAAATACTTGTCTTCAATTTTCTGAAGGGGAACGTGACAGGTAAGTTCGATGTAGTGAATGAGTTAATGGTCAGATTCATTTGATGCTTAACGGCCATAACATGCACACATCTGCATAACTTTAAAACAAGCTGTCTGATAATattgtgaacacaaatgtgtcaCATCTGCTGTTCAATTCACTTCTGAGAGGCTTCATATAGAGACTTGTAAAGAATAGGAGGAAAACGCTTAGCCTGTTGACCCAGCCTGTTCAAATGGTGGCCCGTGAACCACATGCATGCCAAAAGCAACCTCTCAGTGGCCCAGCTTGGTGTCCCAACAGTAACACTTAAAAGTtagattttagttggactaagacaatTTGGTTCCTAATGTCACGTTAGTACTGTCATTGATCttgtcttagttggactaacatacctggataacaTACCTGCtaaatttacattacatgtcatttagcagacgcttttatccaaagcgacttacaaaagtgcatttaaacaaattTCTTCGGTTTGAAAATGCAGCccaactgagtttgtaattgaatagCCCTGCTTTAGAGGAATGACAAGAGTCCTCTTAGATTTCCTGCAAATGTatcttaaatgtaaaaatgtagtgaGTTGTAGTGTCATGTACTTACTGTCCTGTTTCAGTTAAAactatttaatttgatttattttgttgtataatTTCTGTAACTTCTTCACAGTGAGGTATCTTAGCCACGTCTCCATCAAGTGACTTCCTGGTTATATCCAGGTTAAATAATATCcaccttaaagctgcagtgcgtgattttttttattattattgttgatgttaATTATTGTTTTGGTCATCATGAGCAGAAACTGTAACATTACTGTATTGTGAAGACTAGCAGACCTGATTGAGGGAGCGTTTGCgtatatacagcagcagagcaggggagTACAGGGACACACAGCAGTCATCCTGTTTAACTGCTGAATAAGCAGGTTTATAGAGCAGaatttgttttcagtcatgctGTATCCTTTTCACAgccgtctcgctttactagcacaaagTTGCTATTCTTGcacccattaaaaaaaacattaaaaaaagtcacttcctgtgtgcagtgtggaaatGTAGCTGGGTGACACGAGTTaataaaaatgctgtaaaatacTGAGAGAGAGTCACGTAGAGCTGAGAGGCTTATTCAGTATTCAGTGAACTCTTTTGAAatttttgaatgtaacagatattatttttttcttagttGTGCAAAAGTTAAGATTACTGTTTTCCTTTAAAAGTGAATACATAGCATTTTTGTTACTCATACATACAGTGGTTTTGTTATGTTATGGCTAATCAGTGAAAAGATTAGTCTTGGCTCATTGTGTGGAATGAGATGAGGAAGCTTTTCTCTAATGCAACATAGGATCTACATGGACTACAACGCTACTACTCCACTGGAACCTGAAGTGATCCAGGCCATTACTGAAGCCCTGCATGAAGCCTGGGGAAACCCCAGCAGCAGCTATATTGCAggtttgaaatatttgaaaaaatcTAATTCTGCTTTATAGCACTTATTTCTGACctatgatgtatttttttttgacattttgtcatttgtagGTGCCAAGGCAAAAGCAATCATTAATCAGTCCAGAGAAAATGTGGCAAGAATGGTCGGTGGAAAAGCAGAGGACATCATTTTTACTTCAGGTGGAACGGAGGTAATTTGTTATAACCGTCAACACCAATTTTGACAAGAATAGAAGGACTGTTCATGAATTTGTTGCTAATCTTTCAGGCCAATAATCTGGTGCTCCACACTGCTGTAGAGCACTTCAAGAGAAACCGTGAGGCTGCAGAGGAACGTGAAGGGCGGCACAATGGGTGCTCTGGTCTTCCTCACATTATCGCCTCCAACGTTGAACACGACTCCATCAAACTAGTAGCAGAGCATCTGCAGAGAGAGGGCAAGGCAGGTGGGAGGACAAgaagtcattttatttgtgaagcacatttcatacacaggAAAACTCAGTTAATAGACatagaatagaaatagaaaacatAAAGGATATGGAAAACACTTAAATCCTGTTAATATAGTACagttataaatataaacatacaaCCAAACAAAATATTTCGTTTGTTTTTTACGAAAGTGTCTTTCATTAAAGGCAAGGCAAAatagctttatttgtatagcacataTTCAAGggcaacacaaatgtgttttacataatagcaaaaaaaacatttaaaagtcacagacattaaaaatTAACAATTTGAATAAAACCGAATtataacatataaaataaagtaaaagagaaagaaaacaaaatgtgagaCTAAAATGGAGCATTAAATGATAAGAAGAGAGAACAGTAAAATGCTTTAAAAGAGGTCAATCATAAGcatatgagaaaataaatgtgtgtgtatttaaacattttgaagtaGTTTGTGCTTACATCCACACTCTTTCCTGGCTTGTCtttcaaactgtgtttttatcacaGATGTCACATTTGTCCCTGTGTCTAAGACGACAGCTCGTGTGGAGGTGGAGGACGTGGTTGCCGCCGTGCGTCCCAACACGTGTCTCATCTCCATCATGCTGGCCAACAATGAGACCGGGGTCGTCATGGTGAGAGGAGACAGACTTGTCTCTTATGTAGTCacaccaataaatgtttttacagtaaagagaaatgacatttgtcaaaataaacaacaaaacacctgTCTTTTGTCAGCCAGTCCAGGACATCTGCCAGAGAATAAAATCTCTGAACAAGCATCCTGAGCGGCTGAGGATCCTGCTCCACACTGATGCTGCACAGGCTTTAGGGAAAATCCATGTTGATGCCTGTGAACTGGGCGTGGATTACCTCACCATAGTGGGACACAAGGTGAGGAATGTGTTGTACAAATAATCACGATTTggcaacagaaagaaagaaaacaggagaactggtttattatttattgacagGGTGTGTGTTCCATTTCTAGTTCTACGCCCCTCGGATCGGTGCTTTGTACGTCAGCGGCCCTGGAACGAGAACGCCGCTGTATCCTATGCTGTttggaggaggacaggagagaaACTTCAGACCAGGGTAACAttactttattgttttagtcGCTGATGAAACAATGGCTGAGATCAGAGGGTctcatttctttcttcctcaATTACAGCACTGAAAACACGCCGATGATTGCTGGTCTGGGAAAGGTAATATTTAATGGAGCACCGATAGTTGATACTGAtacctgtgttttgtttgtctgttttatgtttgttgttcttttgtggcagagacacaaagaaaccACCTCTCTTGTTCAACTATTTATTCAGTTAAAAATTAGAGGCCTGTGTATTGCCTTGATAAGCCTATGAGCTTAAAAAAGCTGGATATGGGCACATACAGATGTGCAACTAATACATCTGCATAACATGGGTTGGCAGAAGGGGACACATCTTCGATAACAACATAATACATGTAgctgaataaacaaataacaccATATTGAAAACATATTCACAAGTTAGTGGAGAACAGACACCTGGTGTTAATCTCTAAAATGACTTCCTCTCTCGTCATATAAGTTTGATACCTCTTCCTAATAAGGTATTAAAGTTTGATGGGTAGTTACTTGGGCTGctactaatgattattttcaaatatgttttaattgaTGGTCAAAATAGAtggcaattcatttagtaactgATTTCTTGACTGATAATTCGTTACAGCACTAGTTGTACTTTATATCTTTGTTAATGGCTAATAAATGATAAACTAGACTAGACTTAGTCTTAAGTGTTAAAAGACCACAAACATATTTCATCCGTCATGTATTTTACAGCTACTGATTCTGTGTCTGCTAGGCTGCAGAAATGGTGACCTCTAATCTGGCAGATTATGAGCGGCACATGCGAAGCACCAAGCTTTACTTGGAAGAACGACTGCGGGTAAGTGTGAATACAGAGAATTAGATTCAAAAAAAGGTGAAAGCTAAAACATAATTGAAtctgttttatattttcttttcttattaaCTAACAGTCCTCTGtttatgaacaacaacaaataatatgCAGCCTGACTTTCTATTTGATTGATTAAAACATCAAAAGATGAGAGTACAGCGATAACCTTAAACAATAACTGACCATGTTGACCTTTTCAGACTGTTTTTAAAGACAGGATCCATTTCAACAGCCATTACCCCGGTTCTGAAATCCTCCCCAACACATGTAACGTGTCCATCCAGGGCCCGACATTACAAGGTGATGACCCCTCTGTTCTATGTCTGTTGTGGCCCTCCAGTCCAAAGAGTGTCCTCCAAACCTACACTCATGTTTGTCACAGGCAGTTCATGACCTGCACTGGGCTATTTGTAAACTACAAAGGCTTTGAATTTTTAATCTCCTCTGTCTCCCGCTTCAGGCTGGAGGGTATTGTCCAGCTGTAGGAGGCTGCTCGCCAGTGTTGGCGCTGCCTGCCACTCAGACAGTGGAAACAGGTAAaaacaacaccgtcatcttTTTGAGACACCCAAATGATTTTGTACACAAACCTTTTGTCCCACCTGAGAAATGATTGAGCTCCCAAAGTCACACcattatcgccaacgttaaaTTACAGTGGAATCACAGGCTACCGCACAATAACATACAATATGCAATACATgttccacaataccaataatatcacgattcTGTGATCATCAAATTGCCAAAAACAATCATATTGCGATGCATCTAACTGAAGATGTATCAACATGTTGATGTAAAACATGAGTGAAACTAtaagaacaaagtgcataaagtctatgtattgaacgtggatggagcatttcttaacatagctttctccaccattttCCCGCCGTAAACTCCCTCTACTTCGGCCAGGTAACCtccgcccaagtttccctcattcatttgagcagcaccgCTGCAAGGATGCATCAAGTAACAACGCCAGGCAAgggaaactggcagggactgtttacgttagagcgccttaatttgttaattaaaatatcgatatgtttatttatttatttatttcggtcatgacatttagatcactcatcacataacagtgcagttcacacaatatacataaccgaaagggaatgcgggagaagcaaagcttaactagtcccgcccccattaacatcatacattttgacaaagaaaacatatttcagCATCCGATAGCACTCAGAGATATGGTCTAGTTCTAGACAGTCAACTCCGACTCCATGTGTGTCGGAATTATCATATATAATCTTAAGATGAGCAAAGTCAGcgacagacttttcacaggatgCAGATTTCTTCCCAATAACACAATTGGCTAAGGTGActataataattgttattataacattttttgttatggttatttgtttaattttctacgcactcccACTacccactggtggtacacgtaccacagtttgagaaccatggacttATTGAGTTACATAACTCCTCCTTGCACTACAGGCCCTCCCACATCCTCCTGAGCTGTGGCGTCCCATCAGAAG encodes the following:
- the scly gene encoding selenocysteine lyase, coding for MAKQSDDSHTFTVNTCLQFSEGERDRIYMDYNATTPLEPEVIQAITEALHEAWGNPSSSYIAGAKAKAIINQSRENVARMVGGKAEDIIFTSGGTEANNLVLHTAVEHFKRNREAAEEREGRHNGCSGLPHIIASNVEHDSIKLVAEHLQREGKADVTFVPVSKTTARVEVEDVVAAVRPNTCLISIMLANNETGVVMPVQDICQRIKSLNKHPERLRILLHTDAAQALGKIHVDACELGVDYLTIVGHKFYAPRIGALYVSGPGTRTPLYPMLFGGGQERNFRPGTENTPMIAGLGKAAEMVTSNLADYERHMRSTKLYLEERLRTVFKDRIHFNSHYPGSEILPNTCNVSIQGPTLQGWRVLSSCRRLLASVGAACHSDSGNRPSHILLSCGVPSEVAANALRLSVGRGTTKEDVDAVVEDLRETVRLLEEIN